In Tripterygium wilfordii isolate XIE 37 chromosome 23, ASM1340144v1, whole genome shotgun sequence, one genomic interval encodes:
- the LOC119993151 gene encoding protein EARLY FLOWERING 3-like, translating to MKRGKDDEKIMGPMFPRLHVNDKDKGGPRAPPRNKMALYEQLSIPSQRFNPSILPLNPSNTSNSVPPGSSSQGGGQERNLPFPFHVHPSMPKNMADKFRPYQIDGGNLKTPTSQLGQKKRAGDEDDFRVPVYVNSGMDQCNNETQNSSDRERPTPFTTSHSVKFQNVCVKDPKRVNVACPSLRQEVKNHSDQNPEVCVSSRDHSVKSATNLPIRKKADGNVYKANLSPNQEYPDHRLANFGRYVANGDCLQGESRAVLQRHDSGHSDEVIESARYLERADVSQPRSRFHSREESGSPSESHGDRARGLPQPRNEDKSDDASETSMVDSMSGLDISPDDVVGIIGQKHFWKARRAIVNQQRVFAVQVFELHRLIKVQRLIAASPDFLSDGTYLVKPSMKSYPAAKVPIEYVVTPSPHVQSKDDIEKPNHNMERSAETAVVETSISPGKIGSQPLNFGPPQVPVATDTKMAPWCFHSSPGHQWLVPVMSPSEGLIYKPYPAPGFVGNACGGYGPFGPTPLPGNFLNPSYSIPTSNHNHQGFGVLPGVPTVGQNFFPPYGMPFMNTAISSSAVEQTNWFVGPGSHGQTSHLSETPASFNTEHQNSCSVPTQKSGALPQVTKFQASRESEVQGSTPNSPIEKGDGTAQRNGALPLFPIAGASQPHGTDQPRRVIKVTPHNRISASESVARIFQSMQEERKQHEST from the exons atgaagagaggtaAAGATGATGAGAAGATTATGGGGCCTATGTTCCCAAGACTTCACGTGAATGATAAAGATAAAGGAGGACCCAGAGCACCTCCAAGGAACAAGATGGCACTCTATGAGCAGCTCAGTATTCCTTCTCAGAGGTTCAATCCGAGCATCTTGCCTCTTAACCCAAGTAACACGAGCAACTCAGTTCCTCCTGGGTCTTCTAGCCAG GGTGGTGGCCAGGAAAGAAATTTGCCTTTCCCATTTCATGTCCACCCATCGATGCCAAAGAATATGGCCGATAAGTTTCGGCCTTACCAGATTGATGGAGGCAATTTGAAAACTCCGACATCCCAACTTGGGCAAAAAAAGAGGGCTGGTGATGAAGATGATTTTAGGGTCCCTGTATATGTTAATTCCGGGATGGATCAATGCAATAATGAAACTCAGAACAGCTCTGATAGGGAAAGACCCACTCCCTTCACAACAAGTCATTCAGTGAAATTCCAAAATGTTTGTGTTAAGGATCCAAAAAGAGTTAACGTAGCATGTCCAAGTTTGAGACAAGAGGTTAAAAACCACAGCGATCAGAACCCTGAAGTGTGTGTCTCAAGTAGGGATCATTCAGTAAAATCTGCCACAAATTTACCGATTAGAAAAAAGGCTGATGGAAATGTGTATAAAGCAAATTTATCTCCAAATCAAGAGTATCCAGACCACCGTTTGGCTAACTTCGGCAGATATGTTGCTAATGGAGATTGTTTACAAGGAGAGTCTAGAGCTGTATTGCAGCGGCATGACAGTGGACATAGTGATGAGGTTATTGAGAGTGCAAGATACTTGGAGCGTGCTGATGTTTCCCAACCAAGAAGCAGATTTCATTCGAGGGAGGAATCTGGAAGTCCTAGTGAATCTCATGGAGACAGAGCACGTGGACTGCCACAACCGAGAAACGAAGATAAAAGTGATGATGCCTCTGAAACATCTATGGTGGATTCTATGTCAGGCTTGGATATCTCTCCTGATGATGTTGTGGGAATAATTGGTCAGAAACACTTCTGGAAAGCAAGAAGAGCAATTGTCAA TCAACAAAGGGTGTTCGCTGTTCAAGTGTTTGAGTTGCATAGACTGATAAAG GTTCAACGATTAATCGCTGCATCACCAGATTTTTTATCCGATGGAACTTATCTTGTGAAACCTTCTATGAAGTCCTATCCTGCAGCAAAAGTTCCGATAGAGTATGTTGTTACACCATCACCACATGTTCAGAGCAAGGATGATATCGAGAAGCCAAACCATAACATGGAACGCTCTGCGGAAACCGCAGTTGTAGAGACATCCATCTCTCCTGGGAAAATTGGGAGTCAACCTTTGAATTTTGGTCCACCACAGGTACCTGTAGCCACCGATACCAAAATGGCTCCTTGGTGTTTCCATTCATCTCCTGGGCATCAATGGTTAGTTCCTGTGATGTCGCCTTCAGAAGGACTGATCTACAAACCATATCCTGCACCTGGATTCGTGGGAAATGCTTGTGGTGGATATGGTCCTTTTGGTCCTACTCCTTTACCTGGTAACTTTTTGAATCCCTCATATAGTATTCCGACCTCTAATCATAACCATCAAGGGTTTGGGGTTCTGCCAGGCGTCCCTACAGTTGGTCAGAATTTCTTCCCTCCATATGGTATGCCATTCATGAATACAGCCATCTCTAGCTCAGCTGTCGAACAAACGAACTGGTTTGTAGGACCTGGTTCACATGGTCAAACTAGTCACTTGTCTGAAACCCCAGCTAGTTTCAACACAGAACATCAGAACTCTTGCAGTGTGCCGACCCAGAAGAGTGGAGCACTTCCACAAGTTACAAAGTTCCAGGCATCTAGAGAGTCTGAGGTACAAGGAAGTACACCAAATAGTCCCATTGAAAAAGGAGATGGAACTGCTCAAAGAAATGGTGCTCTTCCTCTTTTCCCTATAGCAGGGGCCTCTCAGCCTCATGGCACAGACCAGCCAAGAAGAGTAATAAAAGTTACACCTCACAATCGTATATCTGCCTCTGAATCAGTAGCTCGAATTTTTCAGTCTATGcaagaagagagaaaacaaCATGAATCCACTTAA
- the LOC119992561 gene encoding clathrin interactor EPSIN 1-like isoform X1 has protein sequence MDFMKVIDQTVREIKREVNLKVLKVPEIEQKVLDATDDEPWGPHGTALAEIAQATKKFTECQMVMSVLWTRLVETGKGWRFVYKALSVIEYLVSHGSERAVDDIIEHTMQISSLTGFEYVEPNGKDVGLNVRKKAENIVSLLNNREKIQETRNKAAANRDKYFGLSSTGITYKSGSASLGGGNFRSGDQYGGFGGSREGDNFRSSYKDQDRYGEEKTDDDSLGKSCRGITSESQGNGLKKGSTYYGSKDQNNKSSSASKSSAKFYESDKYSSTHSQISSVLSNNNDDDFDDFDPRGTTSKPAAGSSNQVDLFGQSFVGDLLDVTTSVPSETSAVKSNPPEVDLFADATFVSASSEIEKGPSSQSQTDVDLFASQPAISSSAPPTVDFFATPDPVVQPEMKTPEVDTKSDPTNTNIVDPFASVPMNNFDESNLFGEFSSHSDSATTNNPQSPAPDSSLNSVGGKALEDSKPTPKKDSFQVKSGVWADSLSRGLIDLNITAPKKVSLADVGIVGLDDGLDGREKGPPASNYMARAMGMGSGMGMSSFASSQAPGSSGRNDFFSSLGSQQYQFGNFKK, from the exons ATGGATTTCATGAAGGTCATCGATCAAACCGTCCGTGAAAT TAAGAGAGAGGTGAATCTTAAGGTTTTGAAGGTTCCTGAGATTGAACAGAAG GTATTGGATGCAACCGATGATGAACCTTGGGGTCCTCATGGCACTGCATTGGCTGAAATAGCTCAGGCCACAAAAAAATT CACCGAATGCCAGATGGTCATGAGTGTTCTATGGACTAGACTGGTTGAGACTGGCAAGGGTTGGCGTTTTGTCTACAAG GCATTGTCCGTTATTGAGTATCTAGTGTCGCATGGATCCGAAAGAGCAGTTGATGATATAATTGAACATACTATGCAGATCTCA TCACTGACAGGTTTTGAATATGTTGAGCCAAATGGAAAGGACGTAGGACTGAATGTGAGAAAGAAGGCAGAGAATATCGTGTCTCTTTTGAATAATAgagaaaaaatacaagaaactaGAAATAAAGCTGCTGCAAACCGTGACAA GTACTTTGGTCTTTCATCTACTGGAATAACATACAAGTCAGGGTCAGCATCTCTGGGTGGTGGCAACTTTCGGAGTGGTGATCAATATGGAGGCTTTGGTGGTTCTAGAGAAGGTGATAACTTTAGAAGTAGCTACAAAGACCAGGATCGATACGGAGAAGAAAAGACTGATGATGATTCTCTTGGAAAGTCATGTCGAGGCATTACGAGTGAGAGTCAGGGGAATGGATTAAAAAAAGGATCTACATATTATGGAAG CAAGGATCAAAATAACAAGTCATCTAGTGCATCAAAGTCATCGGCAAAGTTTTATGAGTCTGACAAGTACAGTTCAACTCATTCCCAAATCTCAAGTGTACTTTCGAATAATAATGACGACGATTTTGATGACTTTGATCCTCGAGGAACTACAAGTA AGCCGGCTGCAGGGAGC TCTAACCAAGTGGATCTGtttggacaaagttttgttGGTGATCTCTTAGATGTGACGACATCTGTTCCCTCAGAAACATCTGCTGTGAAAAGCAATCCACCAGAGGTTGATCTGTTTGCCGATGCCACTTTTGTATCAGCATCTTCCGAAATTGAAAAGGGGCCAAGCTCTCAGTCTCAG ACTGATGTGGATTTATTCGCTTCCCAACCAGCCATCTCTTCTTCAGCTCCTCCAACTGTTGACTTTTTTGCCACTCCAGATCCAGTTGTGCAACCAGAAATGAAGACCCCAGAAGTGGATACCAAGTCTGACCCAACAAATACTAACATTGTTGATCCATTTGCTTCAGTTCCAATGAACAATTTTGATGAATCTAATCTTTTCGGGGAGTTCAGTTCACATTCTGATTCAGCTACTACAAACAATCCACAAAGTCCTGCTCCTGACAGCAGCCTGAACAGTGTGGGTGGAAAAGCTTTAGAAGACTCTAAGCCTACACCAAAGAAGGATTCTTTCCAAGTGAAATCTGGAGTATGGGCTGATTCACTAAGCCGTGGACTCATTGATCTTAATATAACCGCTC CCAAGAAGGTATCACTGGCAGATGTCGGAATTGTGGGACTGGATGATGGATTAGATGGAAGGGAGAAGGGACCTCCAGCTTCCAATTACATGGCGAGAGCAATGGGTATGGGGTCTGGTATGGGAATGTCAAGTTTTGCATCTTCACAGGCTCCCGGGAGCAGCGGCAGGAATGACTTTTTCTCAAGTCTTGGCAGCCAACAATATCAATTTGGTAACTTCAAGAAGTAA
- the LOC119992561 gene encoding clathrin interactor EPSIN 1-like isoform X2, translating to MDFMKVIDQTVREIKREVNLKVLKVPEIEQKVLDATDDEPWGPHGTALAEIAQATKKFTECQMVMSVLWTRLVETGKGWRFVYKALSVIEYLVSHGSERAVDDIIEHTMQISSLTGFEYVEPNGKDVGLNVRKKAENIVSLLNNREKIQETRNKAAANRDKYFGLSSTGITYKSGSASLGGGNFRSGDQYGGFGGSREGDNFRSSYKDQDRYGEEKTDDDSLGKSCRGITSESQGNGLKKGSTYYGSKDQNNKSSSASKSSAKFYESDKYSSTHSQISSVLSNNNDDDFDDFDPRGTTSKPAAGSSNQVDLFGQSFVGDLLDVTTSVPSETSAVKSNPPEVDLFADATFVSASSEIEKGPSSQSQTDVDLFASQPAISSSAPPTVDFFATPDPVVQPEMKTPEVDTKSDPTNTNIVDPFASVPMNNFDESNLFGEFSSHSDSATTNNPQSPAPDSSLNSVGGKALEDSKPTPKKDSFQVKSGVWADSLSRGLIDLNITAQNIQILTIN from the exons ATGGATTTCATGAAGGTCATCGATCAAACCGTCCGTGAAAT TAAGAGAGAGGTGAATCTTAAGGTTTTGAAGGTTCCTGAGATTGAACAGAAG GTATTGGATGCAACCGATGATGAACCTTGGGGTCCTCATGGCACTGCATTGGCTGAAATAGCTCAGGCCACAAAAAAATT CACCGAATGCCAGATGGTCATGAGTGTTCTATGGACTAGACTGGTTGAGACTGGCAAGGGTTGGCGTTTTGTCTACAAG GCATTGTCCGTTATTGAGTATCTAGTGTCGCATGGATCCGAAAGAGCAGTTGATGATATAATTGAACATACTATGCAGATCTCA TCACTGACAGGTTTTGAATATGTTGAGCCAAATGGAAAGGACGTAGGACTGAATGTGAGAAAGAAGGCAGAGAATATCGTGTCTCTTTTGAATAATAgagaaaaaatacaagaaactaGAAATAAAGCTGCTGCAAACCGTGACAA GTACTTTGGTCTTTCATCTACTGGAATAACATACAAGTCAGGGTCAGCATCTCTGGGTGGTGGCAACTTTCGGAGTGGTGATCAATATGGAGGCTTTGGTGGTTCTAGAGAAGGTGATAACTTTAGAAGTAGCTACAAAGACCAGGATCGATACGGAGAAGAAAAGACTGATGATGATTCTCTTGGAAAGTCATGTCGAGGCATTACGAGTGAGAGTCAGGGGAATGGATTAAAAAAAGGATCTACATATTATGGAAG CAAGGATCAAAATAACAAGTCATCTAGTGCATCAAAGTCATCGGCAAAGTTTTATGAGTCTGACAAGTACAGTTCAACTCATTCCCAAATCTCAAGTGTACTTTCGAATAATAATGACGACGATTTTGATGACTTTGATCCTCGAGGAACTACAAGTA AGCCGGCTGCAGGGA GCTCTAACCAAGTGGATCTGtttggacaaagttttgttGGTGATCTCTTAGATGTGACGACATCTGTTCCCTCAGAAACATCTGCTGTGAAAAGCAATCCACCAGAGGTTGATCTGTTTGCCGATGCCACTTTTGTATCAGCATCTTCCGAAATTGAAAAGGGGCCAAGCTCTCAGTCTCAG ACTGATGTGGATTTATTCGCTTCCCAACCAGCCATCTCTTCTTCAGCTCCTCCAACTGTTGACTTTTTTGCCACTCCAGATCCAGTTGTGCAACCAGAAATGAAGACCCCAGAAGTGGATACCAAGTCTGACCCAACAAATACTAACATTGTTGATCCATTTGCTTCAGTTCCAATGAACAATTTTGATGAATCTAATCTTTTCGGGGAGTTCAGTTCACATTCTGATTCAGCTACTACAAACAATCCACAAAGTCCTGCTCCTGACAGCAGCCTGAACAGTGTGGGTGGAAAAGCTTTAGAAGACTCTAAGCCTACACCAAAGAAGGATTCTTTCCAAGTGAAATCTGGAGTATGGGCTGATTCACTAAGCCGTGGACTCATTGATCTTAATATAACCGCTC AAAACATACAAATCCTAACCATCAACTGA